One window of the Triticum dicoccoides isolate Atlit2015 ecotype Zavitan chromosome 3B, WEW_v2.0, whole genome shotgun sequence genome contains the following:
- the LOC119280080 gene encoding glucan endo-1,3-beta-glucosidase, acidic isoform-like, translating into MTRQHAASTRTLAAALVVGVLAPILTEVQSIGVCNGMLGDNLPSPADVVQFYQSQGIGAMRIYAPDPETLRALDGTSIVLIMDVGNGDLAALASDPAAAAGWVRDNVLAYPSVRVKYVAARNKVDGGDTRNIL; encoded by the exons ATGACACGGCAACACGCTGCCTCCACGCGCACGCTCGCCGCGGCGTTGGTCGTCGGAGTCTTGGCTCCCATCCTTACCG AGGTGCAATCCATCGGCGTCTGCAACGGGATGCTCGGCGACAACCTGCCGTCGCCGGCCGACGTGGTGCAGTTCTACCAGTCCCAGGGCATCGGCGCCATGCGCATCTACGCGCCGGACCCCGAGACGCTCCGGGCGCTCGACGGCACCAGCATCGTCCTCATCATGGACGTGGGCAACGGCGACCTCGCCGCCCTCGCCTCCGACCCTGCAGCGGCGGCCGGCTGGGTCCGGGACAACGTGCTCGCCTACCCGAGCGTCCGCGTCAAGTACGTCGCGGCCCGCAACAAGGTGGATGGCGGTGACACGCGGAACATCCTCTAG